Genomic window (Phragmites australis chromosome 5, lpPhrAust1.1, whole genome shotgun sequence):
GAGGGCTGGACGTCCACCATTCGATGATACTGGAACAATTATAATCATGACAAGAAGAGAGACAGTAATCAACCTTTGTTTACACTCTTTGTGAATTGTGAAATATTTTGACGGGTAGATATTTCCTGGTTTATTGTCCTAACCTGTTGTAAGTTTTCCTTGTAGGTTCATCTATATGAGAACCTTCTAAATGGATGTGAAATGGTGGAGTCTCAGTAAGTGCTTGatgtttaataaaaaattagtgtGTCATGTGATATTTCACCTCAAAGATGACTGACATGCACTGCATATAATTTGATACTTCTGACTGAGTATATATACTACCACCAGGTTGCTGCCATGTGCAGTGGAGCATCTAAATGCAGAAATTGTTCAGCTGACAGTATCTGACATAACTTTGGCAATTGAGTGGATCAAGTGCTCGTATTTGTACATCAGGATAAAAAAGGCATGGATGCATACTCTTGTTTAACATTTAAATATATGTAGTTAAAATGTGGAGTAACTTTAATGAAATAAATTACCAGAATCCTGAGTACTATGGAGTTAAGAGAGGGATTATTTGTGACCTCCTTGGAAAACAAATCCAAGGTATCTCCTTTTCGATTTTGTTGGCTTGACGGGTTCTATTATGATGCTTGATGCTTTGATCCTAATCAATCGAATATACAGATATATGTGTTGAGAGGATCCATGAGTTGGTGGAGTATGGACTGATTTGGACAGACGAAGATGGTTTCCTTCTACAACCGTTAGGTAAAGTTCTCTTCTGTAAAACAATATGCAAATGAGAAATTACGATCAGAAGATGTCACACAACAGTGTTCAACCAGTAGCCATAAAATACCCAACCCACGCTGCGAAGTGAAGTAGGCTATAGCCTAAAATCATGTTTTATATTATATCCACCAGCCAGATCCATGTCAACTATCTCACATTGCATTGGTCTGGGTACGCTCTCCCTACCCCATTTAACATTTTTGGATTTTGGCACAGCATAGTATATCCCGTCCTTGGGGTATGGTACCATATCAAATTGATTCCATGAGCTGGGTTTGTTGGGTTGTGTATGTATGTCTCCACAGGGTTCCAATCTGGAAACATGCCCCCCATTTCAGGAATCACATTATTGTATATATCTACATTTGATCTGTGCATGAAAGATCAATTTTACATGAACATCATGCATTTTATTTGTGAATTTATTCCAAGCTCACAAGATTTGCTTCAATGACGGTCATGGTTTTTGAGGCTTTAATACCGCGGCAACCTTAAAAATTAGCATTGGCTCGTGCTTGAATAATAGGTATAACATTCAATCTAACATTCCAAGTAGGTAGCACTAAAAATATCTTTGCCAGGTTTGCATCATGAGTGAATGACCTTATAAAATAGCTCAATAATATAGCAAAATAAGTAAAATTAGATAAATGACATCACATAGGGGCTTGATTACTAAGTGATATTATAGTGTCTGTTCATTATGGAAAATAGTACTGTGTCGAACATTTCTTCAGAACTTTTTATAATGTCACAAAtacaccttatctcttccccctcccccccccccaactctGAGGGTTGAGCATGCAGGTATGCAACTTGGAGCCTAGCCTTATGTGATTACCAAGATTACTATTCTATTGTTTTGAATTCATTGGCCCTcaaatattctattttcttGCTGTTTAGAGATGatagtattctagttaatcgcTTCATTCATCAAAAGGGCTCTCCTTTGAGATCTAATTTTTCATACTCAGAACCAGGGAGGCTGATGACAAAATTCTACCTGAAGTTTGATACAATGAAGCTCATTGTCAAAGCTTCTGCCTGTTGCAGTTTGGAAGATTTATTGCATATCATCTGTCACTCTGCAGAGATTACTTGTAGGTAGCTGTACATATTTTGAAATTAATTATTAAGCGTTTAGAAAattaatttgttttgttttctggtATATCAAGGGATCCAACTACGCCGAAATGAGAAGAAGATTCTAAATGATATAAACACTGACAAAGAGGGAAGACTCATATTCCATATTGTCATGGGgaatggaaaaaagaagaagcgtATCCAGACAAGAGAAGAGAAAATATTCTTACTAGCAAATGACTGCTTAACTGGGGACCCCCTAATCCATGATTTATCCCTCAACCAGGTTGTTTATTTGTCTAGTTTAAAATACCTCTTGATTTCCTCCCCAGCTATTTTGATTTAAAGTGAACTTCCCTTGCAGGAAACAAATTCGATATGCTCAAATGGACGTAGGATTGCCAAATGCATGAGAGAATACTTTGTATACAAAAAGAGTTATAGATCTGCCATAAATTCTATGATCCTTGCAAAATGCCTACACCAAAAGCTCTGGGAGAACAGTCTATTTTTGCTGAAACAACTGCCTGGAATTGGAATTGTAACAGCAAAGGTTATTAGTTTTCTGATTGTTATCCAGACACTTCTGTATGCAGCCTGCATAATTAACACTTGAGTTGATCACTTGCCATCCCAGGCACTGAAGACTGCTGGAATTTATACCTTTGAGAGCTTGGCAGCTGCTGATGCTAGAAAGATAGAATTGGCAACAGGGCGCAATTATCCATTCGGGAATCATATAAAAGAATCATTGTCATCCTTACCACCCAAAATTGACATAAACATAGAGGATGCTGGAAACAGAATGGGAAAATCAACCATTATTGTAACACTAACTCGTCTATCACAGGCAGTTCAATCGAGTAAATGCAATTATGCAGACATGGTAATCTTATTTAGCTTTCTTTTAGATCATTCAGTGCTCTTAAGACCAACTGGATTTTATAATACTTGTTTGTCAGGTTGTGGGCTCAGAGGAAGATAATGTGATACTCTTTCATGAGAAAATAAGGTCAGTGTTTTCCCCCTCTCAAATTAATATCCTTGatgatttatttttcttctacTGATGAAAATCTGTTTGTTGTTCTTTTGGTTGTTGTCGCCAGGACTCAGGATTTTTTCAGGTAATACCTTAGAACTTTTGTTATTCATGGAAATGTTTGAAAAATTCTTATTGACAGATAAATGACAGGGATATTTTCTGAACCTGAAATTAGAGTGTAACATCTTTTGCGGAAACAAGGGATATATACTTCTCTTCACCAATACCTTCTTTAGATATATTATTCTAGCAGCGTGTTACAGTAAGCTTCTTATTATTATGTGGTGTTGTAGTAACGACCAAACAAGCTGAAGCAGCACTGTTTCATATAACAGATGAACAGTTCACAATGATAGCAAATATGAACATATTGTTTGACTAGATATCATTGTGCAAGTATCTAGCTGCACTCTCAGATACCTAAGTTTAATCTAAGCTGTTCTGGATTGCTCACTAGCCAATTTGTTAAAATGCAGCCCATATTCTGTAAAACTTTTTGTGCCATGTCCCCAGAATGCACGGGTCACTCTGAAGATTGATCTGATATTTGAAGAATACGGTAATAGCACCAACCGAGAATAGTTTCCATCAAATTTTAATGCACTTATCATGTATATGCTCACATGGTTTATGTTTGCCATTCTATGGTGAAGTTGGTCTTGATGTCCACAAGAAGCATGTAGTCAGCAGGAAAGATGATTTGCAAGTGACCAAAGAGCGAGGGATAGATAAGCCTGAACCTGTGTACAATCTCCCTGCAGAGATTTGTTTGGTGAGCTCCAGAACAACTCGAACAACACAATCTCAGTCTTATACTGGACAGAGCCTGCTTTGTAAAGAGGTATATGTCATAGAAGATGCTGCTGCTGTCAGTGCTCCAGAGAAAGTTGATAATGCGCTGGGCACCAGAAAATTTAACAACCTGGCTTCACTGTAAGTTCTTAATCTTTTGTTTGTTGGCCAAGGATTTCGGAATTGACTGCCATCGATCAGCATAGCCTGAAATAGTAATCCAATTGGGGATTATTCAACCTCTACTTTCCAAATATCCGGATGGTTTGCATTAGGCATTACATTACTTCACAGCTATAACCGAAATTTTCAGCATGTCTCAGATTTCatgtttgtatttattttatctATAGTCATCAAGTCATTTTCTCTGAACCTTCTTGTATGAGTACTTCTGTAACGTGGTATTTTCATGATTATAGGGAGGTCCCCAGCTTTGATCTACTGCCTGAAGAAGACGATGGAGGTAAGACAACGCTTCAAACAGTATATGCACTTAATGTTTCATTTGTGTTCGTTTCATTGTAAGCTGGAATTTGTTATTAGCTAACTGAAGTGTGCATCATCATGCTTAGATATACAAACTGCATCGATTCCTGAACCAGCAGAGGCAGGATGCAAAAGTGTCACAAACTACACGATTTTTGATCACATACGCAAGAAATCCAAAGACTTCCCCACTCTGATGCCATCGAAATCCATGGATAGCTCTTATGAACCTCTGATactgaagaagatgaagatatcAAGGGACCAGTttggagcagagcagagcagtcTGTATGCGGACGGGGTCACGCCAATGGATTCTGAACCGAATGAGCCTAGGCTCTCTCCAACCAATACTACTGAGAAGTGTCGCAGGATCCTGACTAGAACTTCAGAGAAGAGCCGCGTGCTGTTTACAGGCAAAAGGGACAGCCCATCTGAGAAGAGCAAGATGCCGAGCACAACTCCAGACGAAAGCTCTCTTCGGTTTCTAGGTGAAAAGGAGAACCCATTGGAGAAGAGCAAGATCCTGATCAGGACTCCAGATGAAAACTCGCCCCAGTTTGCAGCTACAAGTGACAGCCCATCTGACAAGAGCAAATTCTGCTTCAGCAGTCCCCTTCCATGTTTCCAGGCTACGCAATGTACGAAGGAAGTCCGAGCCGCAGATCAACCCTTCAATATTCAGGACTATTGCAAGGATATATTGGGGAACACAAAGGACAGCGAGAGCGGTGAGTCTTTTCTTGGTTTCAAGAgtgtcttttcctttctttaatTTGCTAAAGATCTTTGTATAGGGCAGTTCAATGTTGTGCTCAAAACATGTGTTGTAACATGGCAAAGCATTTTAGTCGTCTTCTGTTAGTGAATGTGCCGGATCTAAATAAGTCCTCCAATATCCGAGTATAGTGGTAGAAAGTAAGATATAAAATCAACAAAAAGAGCTATAGGGAGTTTAAcggataatatatttttgatgAAACATTTGAAAGGAGAGAAACTGTTAGTCTTTCAAGACCGAAGTCTTGACGGTGATACAGTTacgtaaaaaacaaaaaagaacagcGACCAAAAAATTCGAGCGTAGGAAATGGTTTAGAAGGGCAGCTATTTTTCTTTATAGTTGGTTTGTGCCTTTATCTTGATTGTTTTGGGATTTGAGCATGTCTATTCCTTCTGAGTCTTAGTTAAACCCTTAAAAGTATCAGCTGAACTcttgatatttttgtttttattttcttctcttaatATATTTTGGCAACTGTCTTGCtgtctttttgaaaaaaaaaacatggcgAAACATTTTTTTCCTACGCACTACGAATGCATCTCTGTAATTTGTACTCTGTACGTATGATGCGAGTGTGCCTATGTATGGTACACGTACAAGCTGTTATTGGCTGCACAAACGATGAAGTTTTCCGTCGGGTGCCACGCTAGGTGTCACCTTTGATGCCATGTTGCATGGAATTTCCTCCCTGCCGTCTGATCTCGGACCATCCTGATCTGCGGGACAAGAGATTTTCCACCGCACATTATGAGCTCCAGCAATAATCTCTTAGCCGAGACTGAGCTGCACACATGGAGAACAAGGCAAACAGCTCTTTCCCAACCTTTTCTATGAACTCCGAGAGCAAAATTGCTGAGCAGCGCTGGAACCTTTGTAGGAGCGTACGGCTGTATCCTGTGGTCAAAGTGTAATGTTAAAGCAGGGGGCCAAAACTATTTACTGCATTAGTCATGCATTTGGAGTTTGATGTCATTTGAGATTTGACAGCAAGAAGTAGCCACGCAAAACTTAACAACGTTGGCATATATCGACGCAATATGGTTTATTACGATGAACAGCACACTAGATTGTTATCACAAAGTGAGAAgagtgtgaggaacggtgatatTCTAAGCAAGGataaattaggatacttagaaaccaataattctaaaatttttataagataaatatatcttaatttttatctaaatgtgctttaggtttatctggtatgtctactctaccacttaagAGAATTTGCAATTTACTatagcaagataaattgcaagtatataaatacggaaacgtaaataaggtacagagacaaactcagcacaattttttttatcccgtgatatcgatagcatgaatgtcatcccTAATTCACATTAGAGCTCCATAAATGCTACACTTAGGTCACCAAGTCTCCTccgatcacgactcttgagctaccaagtcagcAAGACAAGATTTTAAACTCGATGAgctaccaagacaagatctcaccactagtcttTCTTCCGCTCACTTATCGTTGTGATTATttcaaagcttgagccaccaagataacCATCTCCGCGTTCCCGTacaacttgagccaccaagactcgaAATATCGGCGAGTTACCAAGACTTTAAGATGCCGATGTACCATAtagtacaagctaggatcacttcttgatccttTGTTCAAGCTGCATCATCTAGCCACAACTCAcactaggcctataagcattaaacactatctaatcttgtgcttaatcgttttgaataatcattttaagcactttggtggctcgAGTGTCTTCTTAACTGTATATAAACTTTATCTAGACTTCAGCAGCATAccacatcttcaaatgactgagttgaggggtatttatagctttaaacccgccaactagctgtTTTCTCAACCGCtaagaaaagctgttaacatcggatgatccggtgagaataatagtaataacactggattatccaataagtacaaactcagaaactagccgttgaaactccactcaataccTCTGTAAATACCGTACACTCTAGTGTgacttcaaatccatcactgaACCTTTCAAtaagttatcttgagtcatctgAGCATTTACAACATCTCTAtataaatactccggtgtatttATCCGATGTTCATTTCATTAATACTAGACCATACGGTGATTTAAACATTATCTTCTTTTCTCTAGAAATgctgcaactatctctgtgatcaccgggCTATCCGGTGAATTTATCTTCATTATTTAATATTTGCAGCCCTCTataagaaatactccagtgtttatactctggtgtgcacaaacgaagcactggaccttccggtgggttgatcttcagtcttctacacTAGCattcttctttgtaagaaatgctctggtgttatccagtgcagatcaccggactatccggtgagttcctcgatattttcccttttgttagaaatacttcggtgagttTAACATATAGAGCACCAAACCTTCTGGTAAAATCATCAGTTTT
Coding sequences:
- the LOC133919326 gene encoding ATP-dependent DNA helicase MER3 homolog; amino-acid sequence: MAMGSVADPYALRCVSDLPPPFRPVFGFRYFNSLQSECFHACFFSDVNMVISAPTGSGKTVLFELCILRLLSSFLSPDWRFNLIKGTLKTIYIAPSKALVQEKLRDWNTKLGSLGINCLEMTGDNEFYDNKSINDADLILTTPEKFDSMSRHGIRDGGLGFFSDIALVLIDEVHLLNDPRGAALEAVVSRIKMLSRLGNMKSAPLANVRLIAVSATIPNIEDISEWLLAPPEGIKRFGEEMRPVKLTTKVFGYAPAKNDFLFERRLQSFIFEILMQHSRGKSALVFCSTRKGAQEAAQCLSQTGASLGYSNPFMKSMQQYEHLKEASLTCSDKQLQACIVHGVGYHNGGLCLKDRSLVEGLFLKGDLQIICTTNTLAHGINLPAHTVVIKSTQFFNKEKGLYVEYERSMVLQMCGRAGRPPFDDTGTIIIMTRRETVHLYENLLNGCEMVESQLLPCAVEHLNAEIVQLTVSDITLAIEWIKCSYLYIRIKKNPEYYGVKRGIICDLLGKQIQDICVERIHELVEYGLIWTDEDGFLLQPLEPGRLMTKFYLKFDTMKLIVKASACCSLEDLLHIICHSAEITWIQLRRNEKKILNDINTDKEGRLIFHIVMGNGKKKKRIQTREEKIFLLANDCLTGDPLIHDLSLNQETNSICSNGRRIAKCMREYFVYKKSYRSAINSMILAKCLHQKLWENSLFLLKQLPGIGIVTAKALKTAGIYTFESLAAADARKIELATGRNYPFGNHIKESLSSLPPKIDINIEDAGNRMGKSTIIVTLTRLSQAVQSSKCNYADMVVGSEEDNVILFHEKIRTQDFFSPYSVKLFVPCPQNARVTLKIDLIFEEYVGLDVHKKHVVSRKDDLQVTKERGIDKPEPVYNLPAEICLVSSRTTRTTQSQSYTGQSLLCKEVYVIEDAAAVSAPEKVDNALGTRKFNNLASLEVPSFDLLPEEDDGDIQTASIPEPAEAGCKSVTNYTIFDHIRKKSKDFPTLMPSKSMDSSYEPLILKKMKISRDQFGAEQSSLYADGVTPMDSEPNEPRLSPTNTTEKCRRILTRTSEKSRVLFTGKRDSPSEKSKMPSTTPDESSLRFLGEKENPLEKSKILIRTPDENSPQFAATSDSPSDKSKFCFSSPLPCFQATQCTKEVRAADQPFNIQDYCKDILGNTKDSESGESFLGFKSVFSFL